AAGAAGCACGTGAGGCTGTTTTGCTGCCGAAACTGGCCGAAATCATCGAGAAGTTGACCGGCATGGCGCATGAGTTGGCTGCCGTCCCTATGATGAGCCGCACGCATGGCCAGCCTGCTACACCAAGCACACTGGGTAAAGAAATCGCCAATGTCGTGTACCGCCTGCAACGTCAGTTTAAAAACCTGCAAGCGCAAGAGTTCCTCGGCAAAATCAATGGTGCAGTCGGCAACTACAATGCCCATATGGTCGCTTATCCCGATGTGGATTGGGAAACCCATTGCCGCAACTTCGTTGAAATCAGCCTCGGCCTGACCTTCAACCCCTACACCATTCAAATCGAGCCGCACGACTATATGGCGGAATTCTTCCAAGCCATCAGCCGTGTCAACACGATTCTGATCGACTTCAACCGCGATGTTTGGGGCTACATTTCTTTGGGTTACTTCAAACAAAAAGTCAAAGCAGGCGAAGTCGGTTCTTCCACCATGCCGCACAAAGTCAATCCGATTGACTTTGAAAACTCCGAAGGCAACCTCGGTATGGCCAATGCCGTATTGGGCTTTTTGTCCGAAAAACTGCCGATTTCCCGTTGGCAGCGCGACCTGACCGACAGCACCGTATTGCGCAATATGGGCGTAGGCGTGGGCTATACCGTATTGGGCTTTGCCGCCCATCTGCGCGGTCTGAACAAGCTTGAGCCGAATCCTGCCGCCCTTGCTGCCGATTTGGACGCTACTTGGGAGCTGTTGGCCGAGCCGATTCAAACCGTAATGCGTCGTTACGGCGTAGCCAATCCTTACGAGAAGCTGAAAGACCTGACACGCGGTAAAGACGGCATTACGCCTGAAGTGTTGAAACTCTTTATCGAGTCGTTGGAAATTCCGGCAGAAGCCAAAGCCAAATTGCTTGAGTTGACCCCTGCGTTGTATGTGGGTAAAGCCGAAGAGTTGGCAAAACGAATTTAAAAGGATTTTGTAGGGCGCACCTTCTTAGTTATCGAGATTTTTTGATAGATAAGAAACCACCCTCTACATCCGACAAATTAAAAAGGCCGTCTGAAATCTTTTTCAGACGGCCTTTTTCGATTCAAACCGTTATTTCACTTTGTCTTTCAATGCACCGTAGCCGGCTGCGTCCATTTCTTCCAAAGGAATGAATTTCAAACTTGCGCCATTGATGCAATAGCGCAGGCCGCCTTTGTCTTTCGGGCCGTCGGGGAAAACGTGTCCTAAGTGTGAGTCGGCGGCGTGGCTGCGCACTTCGGTGCGGCGCATGTTATAGCTGAAATCGTCGTGTTCGGTAACGGCGGAGGCATTAATTGGATGGGTAAAGCTCGGCCAGCCGCAGCCGGAATCAAATTTGTCGGCGGAACTGAACAGGGGTTCGCCGCTGACGACGTCCACATAAATGCCGGGTTTGAACAGATGGTCGTATTCGTGGCTGAAGGCGTATTCGGTCGCGCTTTTTTGGGTAACTTGGTATTGCTCTTCGGTCAGGAGGCGTTTGAGTTCGGCAGCGCTGGGTTTTTTATACGTTGCCGCGTCGAAGCCTTTGCCTTGCGGAGCGGCTTTGGTTTTGCCCGGCAGCGGTTCGTCGGCTTTGCGGATATCGATGTGGCAGTAGCCGTTGGGGTTTTTAATCAGATAGTCCTGATGGTATTCCTCGGCGTCGTAGAAGTTTTTCAGCGGCTCGTTTTCGACGACGAGGGGAAGTTTGTATTTTTGCTGCTCGCGTTTGAGTGCGGCGGCGATGACGGCTTTTTCGGCGGGGTCGGTGTAGTACACGCCACTGCGGTATTGCGTGCCGGTGTCGTTGCCTTGTTTGTTGAGGCTGGTCGGGTCAACGACGCGGAAATAGTATTGCAGGATGTCGTCTAGGCTGAGTTTGTCGGCATCGTAGGTGACTTTGACGGTCTCGGCATGGCCCGTATCGCGGTAGGACACGTCTTCGTAGCTTGGGTTTTCCGTTTTGCCGTTGGCGTAGCCGGATACGGCGTCAATCACGCCGTCTATGCGTTGGAAATAGGCTTCCAAGCCCCAAAAGCAGCCACCGGCGAGGTAGATGGTGCGCGTATTCATGATTGCTGAATCCTTTTTCTGTGTGTCGGGTTTGTAAAATGTGTTTTTCAGACGGCCTAAATCGGCATCGGGATCGCGGATTAACGCCAATGCCTGCGCTTCGTTGATGCTGCCTTTGACGATGCGCTGTATGTCGCCGTCTTTACCGATTAACGCCCAAGAAGGGTAAACACTGATATTCAGGCTTTGGGCGATGGTGCCGCCGTTGTCGGTAACGACGGGCAGCTTAGGATAGTTCAAACCGGCATACCATTTTTGAAAATCGCCGTCTTTTTTCTCGTGTAGAAAACCGGGCGAGGCAACGGTAATCAGGTTGGCAGAACCGAATTTTGCATCTTGCGCCCATTTTTCGGTTTGTCCCAATTCGGACAAACACAAAGGACACCAACTTGCCCAAAATTTAATCAGGGTGGGTTTGTCTTTTTTCAGAAAAACACTGGCAGGGCGGTTGTCAGGGGTTTTTAACGAGGATAATGCCTGCGGTACGGTTGCGGCTTCGGTATCCATCATTTTGGATGAACAGGCGCTAAGCGCAAGCAGGCAGCCGAACTTGGCGCAAAGGGAAAATAATGTGCGGGGATTCATCTCTATGTTTCCTGTATGGATGGTTTGTCTCGTTAGACGTTGGAAATGCCAAAACCTTACAACCTTGATTTTCAGACGACCTTGCCACGTAAAATACGCTACAATACTCCCTATTTCAAGTTTCTAAAATTAAAAGGAAAATTTAATGTTCAGCTTCTTCCGTCGCAAGAAAAAACAGGAAACTCCGGCTCCTGAGGAGGCTCAAGTTCAGGAAACCGCAGCAAAAGTAGAATCTGAAGTTGCTCAAGTAGTTGAAAATATTAAAGAAGATGCCGAATCTTTAGCAGAAAGCGTCAAAGGACATGTTGAATCAGTTGTCGAGTCGGCTGTAGAAACTGTCAGTGAAACCGTCGAGCAGGTTCGAGAAGCTTTGACCGAAACGCCGTCTGAAACAGTCGAAAAAGTAGAAGAACACGTTGAAGCGGCAAAAGAAGCGGCCGTTGAAACCGTCAGCGAGGCTGTTGAACAGGTTCGAGAAAGCGTTGCCGAGATGCCGTCTGAAGCGGCTGAGGCTGCTGAAGAAGTTGCGGAACAGGCTGAAGCGGCAAAAGAATCGGCCGTTGAAACCGTCAGTGAGGCTGTTGAGCAGGTAAAGGAAACTGTTGCCGAAATGCCGTCTGAAGTGGCCGAGGCTGCTGAGGAGGCAGCAGAACAAGCCGAAGCAGTCAAAGAAGAAGCTGTTGAGGCAGTTAGCGAAGCTGTCGAGCAAGTTCAAGAAGCCGTTGCGGAAACACCGGCTGAAGCCCCTGCTCCGGTAGAAGAACACAAGCTCAGTTGGGCCGCGCGTTTGAAACAAGGCTTGACCAAATCACGCGACAAAATGGCAAAATCGTTGGCCGGCGTGTTCGGTGGCGGACAAATCGACGAGGATTTGTACGAAGAGCTGGAAACCGTGCTGATTACCAGCGATATGGGCATGGAAGCTACCGAATACTTGATGAAAGACGTGCGCGACCGTGTCAGCCTTAAAGGCCTCAAAGACGGCAACGAATTGCGCGGTGCGCTGAAAGATGCGCTGTACGATTTGATTAAGCCTCTGGAGAAGCCTTTGGTCTTACCGGAAACCAAGGAGCCTTTCGTGATTATGCTTGCCGGTATCAACGGCGCAGGCAAAACCACATCTATCGGCAAATTGGCCAAATACTTCCAAGCGCAGGGCAAATCTGTGCTGCTGGCGGCAGGCGATACTTTCCGTGCCGCCGCGCGTGAGCAGCTTCAAGCTTGGGGCGAGCGCAACAATGTAACCGTGATTTCGCAAACTACGGGTGATTCCGCTGCCGTTTGCTTCGATGCCGTCCAAGCTGCGAAGGCGCGCGGGATCGACATCGTGCTGGCCGATACTGCCGGCCGCCTGCCGACGCAGCTTCATTTGATGGAAGAAATCAAAAAAGTGAAACGCGTGCTGCAAAAAGCCATGCCTGATGCGCCACATGAAATCATCGTCGTGCTTGATGCCAACATCGGTCAAAACGCCGTCAACCAAGTGAAAGCCTTTGACGAAGCGCTGGGTCTGACCGGCCTTATCGTGACCAAGCTAGACGGTACGGCCAAAGGTGGTATCCTTGCCGCCCTTGCCTCCGACCGCCCTGTTCCTGTCCGCTACATCGGCGTAGGTGAAGGTATCGACGATTTGCGTCCGTTTAATGCCAAAGCGTTTGTAGATGCCCTATTGGATTAAACAGACAGGTTGAGGTTTGTCAACGCAATTTGCGGGGGATTTTTGAGTTGTATTTTGAATGACTCTGCATTCGGTTGATACCAGCCAAACAAGCTGTTAAAAAGGCCGTCTGAAACCCAAAATCAGGTTTCAGATGGCCTTTATTGATTTGCAGGTTTAGTTTTTCCGTGCGGTAACAAACTCAGCCAGTTGGCGCAGGCGCAGGGCTTTGTCGCCGAATGGCTCGATCAGGGCAACGGCTTCTGCAATCAGCGTTTCTGCGTAAGTGCGCGCGGCGTGTAGGCCCATCAGTTTGACGTAGGTCGGTTTGTCGTTGTCCGAGTCTTTGCCGGCGGTTTTGCCCAAGGTAGCGGTATCGGCTTCGCAGTCCAATACATCGTCGATCACTTGGAAAGCCAAGCCTAATTTGGCGGCGTAGTGATCTAAGGTTTGGATTTGCGCCGGTGTTAAGTCTGGGCAGGAAAGTGCGCCTAAGGCCACGGCCGCGCGGATGAGTGCGCCGGTTTTGAGGCTGTGCATCTGTTCCAATTCGGCCTGATTCATGGCTTTGCCGACATTGGCAAGGTCGATGGCTTGTCCGCCCGCCATGCCGAGGCTGCCGGATGCCTGGGCCAGCGTGGACAACATGGCAAGCTGGCGTTCGGCAGGCAGGCCTGTCGGACGGCTCAGTACATCAAAGGCTTGGGTTTGCAGCGCATCGCCGACCAAAAGGGCGGTTGCTTCATCGTATTGCACATGGCAGGTCGGTTTGCCGCGGCGCAGGCTGTCGTTGTCCATCGCCGGCATATCGTCGTGAACCAGCGAATAGACGTGTACCATTTCGATGGCCGCCATCGCCTGCTCGACAGCATTTTGGTTTGCTTCGCCCAATTCGGATGCGGCAAGCACCAAGAGCGGGCGCAGCCGTTTGCCGCCGCCGAGGGTAACGTAACGCATGGCTTCGTGCAGCGTGTGCGGCACTTGGCTTTCAGACGGCAAGAAATTCGCCAGCAGCAATTCGGTTTGCGCTTGGGCTTTTTGCTGCCATGTTTTGAGTTCATTCGCCGGGTTCAAGGTTCAACTCCTTCAGTTCGCCGGCATCTAAGACTTGCAGTTTCTGCTCGACTTCCGCCAATTTGGTTTGGCAGTATCTGACCAATTCGTTGCCTTCCTGATAGGCGGCCAAAGCGTCTTCCAGCGGCATTTCGCTGCTTTGCATGGCCTGGGTCAGGGTTTCGAGGCGGGATAAGGCTTCTTCAAAGGATTTTGGGGCGTTTTTTTTCATGGTTTGAAATGATGGGCAGAAAAGGGGAATTGTAGCATTTTTAGATGATGAAGGCCGTCTGAACAGGGATGAAAACGAAATCAAAGATTTCTGTTTCTTCGTTCAGACGGCCTTTTTTTCAAACGAAATAACGTTATCAGCCCGGTAAAACGGCTTTTTGATAGTTGAGCGCGATAAACTGCTTCTCGGCATCCAATTCAGTGATTTTGAACAATGCCTGCGATTTGGGCAGCGCGTCAAACGGAATACCGGTCGCGCGCGTTACCAGCGGCAGGCCTTCAATGCGGACGAGGTCTTCTTTGAGGATGGTGGCCGTCAGCTCGCTGGTGCCTTGCTGTTGCAGATAGACGAGGCTCCAGTAGGCTTCCATCTGACGTTGGAAGTCGGCGTAGGCTGTATAGGCGGCATCAAAGTCGCGCAGCGCGGCGAAAAGCTCGGCATCGCTGTTTTGATACAGCGGCTCGGCAGAATTGTCGATCAGGCTGATCAGCTGCTTTTGGTTGATGTAGTCGGCGGCGCGGCGCAGCGGCGAGGTAAACCAGCCGTAATGCTGCACGCCCATGCCGATGTGCGGCTCGGATTTGGTGCTTATGCGCACTTTGCCTGCCGGTTGGACGCGGAAAAGGCCGGGCAGCTCGTTTTCATCCAGCATTTGCGCCCAAGTGCTGTTAGCAAGAATCATCATCTCGCTGACCAGCGTATCGATGGGCGAACCGCGTTCGCGACGGACGACGGATACGTTGCCTTCCTCATCCAATTCGATGCTGTAATCGTATTGCG
This region of Neisseria subflava genomic DNA includes:
- the purB gene encoding adenylosuccinate lyase, whose amino-acid sequence is MINPIAALSPLDGRYAKSVEALRPIFSEYGLMRARVKVELNWLKALAAEPKIVEVPAFSDFTLAEIDKVIETFSLEDAAAVKAIEATTNHDVKAIEYWLKERFSGVPEVAAASEFIHFACTSEDINNLSHALMLQEAREAVLLPKLAEIIEKLTGMAHELAAVPMMSRTHGQPATPSTLGKEIANVVYRLQRQFKNLQAQEFLGKINGAVGNYNAHMVAYPDVDWETHCRNFVEISLGLTFNPYTIQIEPHDYMAEFFQAISRVNTILIDFNRDVWGYISLGYFKQKVKAGEVGSSTMPHKVNPIDFENSEGNLGMANAVLGFLSEKLPISRWQRDLTDSTVLRNMGVGVGYTVLGFAAHLRGLNKLEPNPAALAADLDATWELLAEPIQTVMRRYGVANPYEKLKDLTRGKDGITPEVLKLFIESLEIPAEAKAKLLELTPALYVGKAEELAKRI
- the msrAB gene encoding bifunctional peptide-methionine (S)-S-oxide reductase MsrA/peptide-methionine (R)-S-oxide reductase MsrB, with amino-acid sequence MNPRTLFSLCAKFGCLLALSACSSKMMDTEAATVPQALSSLKTPDNRPASVFLKKDKPTLIKFWASWCPLCLSELGQTEKWAQDAKFGSANLITVASPGFLHEKKDGDFQKWYAGLNYPKLPVVTDNGGTIAQSLNISVYPSWALIGKDGDIQRIVKGSINEAQALALIRDPDADLGRLKNTFYKPDTQKKDSAIMNTRTIYLAGGCFWGLEAYFQRIDGVIDAVSGYANGKTENPSYEDVSYRDTGHAETVKVTYDADKLSLDDILQYYFRVVDPTSLNKQGNDTGTQYRSGVYYTDPAEKAVIAAALKREQQKYKLPLVVENEPLKNFYDAEEYHQDYLIKNPNGYCHIDIRKADEPLPGKTKAAPQGKGFDAATYKKPSAAELKRLLTEEQYQVTQKSATEYAFSHEYDHLFKPGIYVDVVSGEPLFSSADKFDSGCGWPSFTHPINASAVTEHDDFSYNMRRTEVRSHAADSHLGHVFPDGPKDKGGLRYCINGASLKFIPLEEMDAAGYGALKDKVK
- the ftsY gene encoding signal recognition particle-docking protein FtsY; the protein is MFSFFRRKKKQETPAPEEAQVQETAAKVESEVAQVVENIKEDAESLAESVKGHVESVVESAVETVSETVEQVREALTETPSETVEKVEEHVEAAKEAAVETVSEAVEQVRESVAEMPSEAAEAAEEVAEQAEAAKESAVETVSEAVEQVKETVAEMPSEVAEAAEEAAEQAEAVKEEAVEAVSEAVEQVQEAVAETPAEAPAPVEEHKLSWAARLKQGLTKSRDKMAKSLAGVFGGGQIDEDLYEELETVLITSDMGMEATEYLMKDVRDRVSLKGLKDGNELRGALKDALYDLIKPLEKPLVLPETKEPFVIMLAGINGAGKTTSIGKLAKYFQAQGKSVLLAAGDTFRAAAREQLQAWGERNNVTVISQTTGDSAAVCFDAVQAAKARGIDIVLADTAGRLPTQLHLMEEIKKVKRVLQKAMPDAPHEIIVVLDANIGQNAVNQVKAFDEALGLTGLIVTKLDGTAKGGILAALASDRPVPVRYIGVGEGIDDLRPFNAKAFVDALLD
- a CDS encoding polyprenyl synthetase family protein codes for the protein MNPANELKTWQQKAQAQTELLLANFLPSESQVPHTLHEAMRYVTLGGGKRLRPLLVLAASELGEANQNAVEQAMAAIEMVHVYSLVHDDMPAMDNDSLRRGKPTCHVQYDEATALLVGDALQTQAFDVLSRPTGLPAERQLAMLSTLAQASGSLGMAGGQAIDLANVGKAMNQAELEQMHSLKTGALIRAAVALGALSCPDLTPAQIQTLDHYAAKLGLAFQVIDDVLDCEADTATLGKTAGKDSDNDKPTYVKLMGLHAARTYAETLIAEAVALIEPFGDKALRLRQLAEFVTARKN
- a CDS encoding exodeoxyribonuclease VII small subunit, translated to MKKNAPKSFEEALSRLETLTQAMQSSEMPLEDALAAYQEGNELVRYCQTKLAEVEQKLQVLDAGELKELNLEPGE